Genomic window (Ananas comosus cultivar F153 linkage group 1, ASM154086v1, whole genome shotgun sequence):
GAGGGCTCCTCCGTCGTCCACATCGTCGACCTCGGCACCACCCACTGCATGCAGATCCCCACCCTCATCGACGCGCTCGCTAGCCGCCCCGAGGGCCCACCAGTCCTCCGCCTCACCGTGCCGTCCGCAACCGCGAATTCGCCGCCGCCTATGCTCGACATCTCCTACGATGAGCTCGGTTCGCGTCTCGTTAATTTTGCGCGATCGAGAAACATTCCGATGGAGTTCCAAGTGGTCCATTCGAGCCCCTCTGACGGCTTCAGCGCACTCATCGACCAGCTAAGAGTGCAACAGCTAGTCTCCGAAGGCGGCGAGGCCCTCGTGGTGAACTGCCAAATGCTGCTACACTACATCCCTGATGAGACCGCAGGTGCGATCGCAACGCCACCCGTCTCCCTCCGGTCGATGTTCCTCAAGGCGGTGCGGAGCCTCGAGCCAGCGTTGGTGACTGTGGCCGACGAGGACGCCGACTTTACCGCGACTGACGTAGTCTCGCGGCTGCGCTCGGCGTTCAACTATCTATGGATCCCCTACGACGCGGTTGACACGTTCCTGCCGAAGGGGAGCGAGCAGCGGAAGGAGGCTGCGGCGGAGGTGAAGGGGATGCTCGATGAGCACGCGGCCGGGTGGGGGATGAAGAGGGAGGAGGACGGAGATCTCGTGCTCACATGGAAGGGGCACAACGTCGTGTTCGCGACGGCGTGGGTGCCCTCGTGAGGATCAGAGTACATAAGCAAATATATACTATGAGATTTCGATCGATCGATTATATTGTTGCTGCAGCGACGTACGCCCAGCTTGCGTGCATGGGGAAGAAGCTCGTGTGTAAGTGCACTACGTAGCTCTCCTGATCTAATTTGATCTTAATGCTGATTAATGATTCGTTAATGCTCGggtttcattaattaatttgttcaaaatttagttagataacCTGATGATCGAGCTTAATTATAGTTAGTACACTTCTGTGCTCTCTCTAGATCTCAATGTTGTGTGAGTGTGTATGTGTGAAATTGCTTAATTCTTATGAATACAAATATGTACTATATATGTGCTGATTCTAAATCTAATGAGTCGTGTTTCTTAAAATGAACAATTTATGGATTTTTTAATGCAATTAATCTGCATGCATCTTCGAGTTCCTAATTAAGTGCAACAAATAAATATCTGAATCGTACGCAAGTTCTATCTATATTTTCTCTTTAATCACACAAACATAGCATGTATCTCAGATTCTCACAATCTTTAAATGAATAATTCTAGATAGCTTGAAAAGGTATGAACATGCAATCtttcagttttttttaattcttatcaaatgcttcaaaaaaaatttgtatatatagaACATATTTTGCAGATCATGTAAGCATATGTAGCTTAATTATAGATGTTCCTAATAACACAATATAAAGGTGGAGGTTTTTCAAACATGCATTAATTTTCTTTAGTAACTTTAACTCTCTAAAATGCAGCTACTTAATAGGCTTCTAACattaatttctttctatttaattcaaatccatgTCATGGACTTGAATTAATTCAAGTCCATATCATGGACACAGTTTAAGCTTTCAGGAGTACACGATTGCAAGTTTAGACATGCATTAACTTTCTTTAGTAACTTCAACTCTCTAAAATGcaatttcttaattaatatagggtaaacttcaaataccacccctataaTTTTACACTTTCTGTTTTAAGCTTACTCAGATGGTCTAGACCAATTAATGTTTAGGACccgaaattaattcgagcctgGTTCGACCAAACCTTTCCCTTAACTTGAATGTGGCCAGGCCTAATTGAATAGTAGAGCCAATTTGAATGATTTGCATCATATCATGTCATATTGacttacaaattatttttaaaaaaaattatacgatGAGTTAGAAATTagaataaaatgaaagaaataatataaaCACGCAAACTCGGATGTATGCTAACATCAATCTGGTCCAAACATTTGACATACTTATCCCATCACTCTGGCTCTCACCCTCTTAACTTTTCATGGCACGGCCATTCTCGAAAGATCCTGCTCACGATTTACTTATCAATATATCAACaacatataaagataaaatttcagagaatttaatttaaagcatTTCTTAAAAAAAGGCCCCAATTTTGGGCCCAAGAGCCCAATATCGCGAGGCTTTTGATTGCAAACAAAttaagtatagttttttttttatatgttgatTTGTTCTTGCTAGCAAATTTTTTTGGGctgtttattttcttatttgccttcatattttaaaagaaaaaaaaaaaactccctaTTTGCTTTAACTTCTAACGTAAACTTGGcaaaatttttattacattatttGAGCAACTCATTTATTCCTCTCTTGCAACCACATGCTACTTGAATAATGCTTGAGATATGGCTTACACTTAATTACACTATAGTACACTATACTacgcatatttttttttactttatacactgtactatttttttttttttttcaaagagaTCATGCAACTATCAAGTCTTTTCAATCCATACACTATAagcaataaatttataattttatacaaaGATAATAAAATACACTGGTTAAAACTGGCAAAGCATATATTCAATTCATTTTgacatgaaaaataataaaatatagaaaaataacaaaagataattaaaaGTAGCTTGATAGAAATTTTCAATTAGTCTATTATGGAGATCTATTTTATACCCTTGCTACTATTTAACGAGTGCCTCCTATATAATAAAGTTGTTAAattttgtctaaaataataGATCTCCATAATAGACTAATTGAAAATTTCTATCAAGCTACttttaattatcttttgttatttttctaNTAGTCTATTATGGAGATCTATTTTATACCCTTGCTACTATTTAACGAGTGCCTCCTATATAATAAAGTTGTTAAattttgtctaaaataatagatttgcAATAGTAACGTAGAAATtgggaagaaaaaaatagtttagtgaTATCTATGAGAGAAGAAAAAGTATcagatagaaaaacaaaaataaatttaaaatacactATAGAGATTAAtgaaatataacaatatatatagccTAATAGGTGTCTTCGGAAAAAGAATAGTATAAtgacatataaaaaaaataccaaaataCAGTATAGTAGAGTATAATTAAGCATGCATATTAATACCTCCAATCATGCTCTTTCTAAACTTTCATCCTATCTTTTACTTTAAATCAAagctattcaatttttaaacaaagaaaaaaatccaGCTTGCGAAACGGTTGGAATATGAGATGGAATGAAAGATCAATAGATATGAAGTggtgcaagaaaagaaaataagataaaGGAAAGAAATTGGAGTGTCATACGCATATTCTCAAAGTTCAAGGACCAAATTGAAGCTGTTAAAATGTcaatattttttgagagaagggttgtaaattatttatttcgttcatttttttttaaaagataaactcagcgaaaaatataaagtttcacACTTGAAttaaccatcaaatttttaaccaacTGTGCTAACTACCATCGGTGTTAAAAGGCCAATATTAAGCTCATGTGCTTGCATGATGAAGCATCTTACAACAGTTACCACTTAAGTACTTATTAGGAGGGTCACAAAATTCGAAAAAGCTTGAGAACTCCACTCTTCCTTTGTGCACTATAAATAAATTGAGTTTAAACCTTGCATTTGGAAGAACCATCCTAATGGAGTGAAGGGATACATGCAACTTCTttcccttttattattattattattattattattattattatttctgctCCTTTAATTCAAGTATGAGACTTAAAACGCTAGAGGGGGACGGCACCAACCAATTATTCTGAATAGTGACTGCGGAAAAAATATTTCAACCAAGAACTTAAATTGGGCCTAAACCACCGGACCAATATaattaagctcagttattattactaacgtaTAGGTCTTACATATTCTAATTAGAATCAGTTTTTCATCTAATGTGGCACTATTGGAGCGTTACAAACTCTCTCTGTTTAGACCATGATATTCTCGTTAAGTCTAAACCCGATAAC
Coding sequences:
- the LOC109719788 gene encoding scarecrow-like protein 32 codes for the protein MMQFTQSAPPPAPLLHHNGGGHGLGLDLAEPDQPLLYSQRCAARPPWTGRSAVAFPTSSRALGSFNTAGCMEQLLVHCANAIDGNDATLAQQILWVLNNIAPPDGDSNQRLTSAFLRALVARASATGSCKILASPPAPARHHQFSALDLANFVDLTPWHRFGYTASNAAILDAVEGSSVVHIVDLGTTHCMQIPTLIDALASRPEGPPVLRLTVPSATANSPPPMLDISYDELGSRLVNFARSRNIPMEFQVVHSSPSDGFSALIDQLRVQQLVSEGGEALVVNCQMLLHYIPDETAGAIATPPVSLRSMFLKAVRSLEPALVTVADEDADFTATDVVSRLRSAFNYLWIPYDAVDTFLPKGSEQRKEAAAEVKGMLDEHAAGWGMKREEDGDLVLTWKGHNVVFATAWVPS